Proteins encoded within one genomic window of Comamonas endophytica:
- the imuA gene encoding translesion DNA synthesis-associated protein ImuA, whose product MNAIVHTLPPTASGFDRWQLPAHVAQAVWRGTELGGTNGRALSTGYEALDAALPGGGWPTQGLSEVLLAQAALCEWRLLGPALPGFLADRNSRIYLVAPPKAPHAMGLAQLGLAPEQLVWIDVQGPADSLWVTEQLIKSEASGAVLAWLPQARPEQVRRLQVLALHCDAPVFLFRPESALRDASPAPLRVSVALGESWGLEVRIRKRRGASTDAVLHLEAVPGNLHSVLPPRLRALPAPGMQPQEETHALGRPATATAARLRIAH is encoded by the coding sequence ATGAACGCCATTGTCCACACCCTGCCCCCCACTGCCAGCGGCTTCGACCGCTGGCAGCTGCCTGCGCATGTGGCGCAGGCGGTCTGGCGCGGAACGGAGCTGGGAGGCACCAACGGGCGCGCTTTATCCACGGGCTACGAAGCGCTGGACGCAGCCCTGCCAGGAGGCGGCTGGCCCACCCAGGGCCTGAGCGAGGTGCTGCTGGCGCAAGCCGCGCTATGCGAATGGCGGCTGCTGGGGCCCGCGCTGCCGGGTTTTCTGGCGGACAGGAACAGCCGCATCTACCTAGTCGCCCCGCCAAAAGCACCGCATGCCATGGGCCTGGCGCAGCTGGGCCTGGCGCCCGAGCAGTTGGTCTGGATAGACGTACAGGGTCCGGCCGACAGCCTGTGGGTGACCGAGCAGTTGATCAAGTCCGAAGCCTCGGGCGCAGTGCTGGCCTGGCTGCCGCAGGCGCGGCCCGAGCAGGTGCGGCGGCTGCAGGTGCTGGCGCTGCATTGCGATGCGCCGGTATTCCTGTTCCGCCCCGAGTCCGCCCTGCGCGATGCCTCGCCCGCGCCGCTGCGGGTGTCGGTGGCGCTGGGCGAGAGCTGGGGGCTGGAGGTGCGCATCCGCAAGCGCCGCGGCGCCAGCACCGACGCGGTGCTGCATCTGGAGGCCGTGCCCGGCAACCTGCATTCCGTTCTTCCCCCCCGGCTGCGCGCCCTGCCCGCGCCCGGGATGCAGCCCCAGGAGGAGACCCATGCACTGGGCCGCCCTGCTACCGCGACCGCTGCCCGGCTGCGCATCGCCCATTGA
- a CDS encoding Y-family DNA polymerase produces MHWAALLPRPLPGCASPIEPRALAVWALQFTPRVASVEEAVLLEVEASLRLFGGIEALHALVESGASELGAQVAWAPTGLAALALARQGRDDGFAGPLATLLDALPLEHLSAVARHQATLARVGCRTLGQVRALPRGGMARRFDAQLLAALDQAYGLRPEAYDWTSLPENFEVRLELMSRVETAPELLAGARVLLLQMAGWLRARQLGATAFTLRWLHDAMRSRAAGEGGELQIRTAEATQNVEHFARLLGEHLDKTELLAPAGELILVATQVEPLVEASRSLIPDAAHQGASTRLALERIQARLGEDCIRRPQLGADHRLEWMQQWTSAEPRRNARPQPLHGLPLPTWVLDTPLRLVERFNRPLYQGPLQLLLGPDRVEGGWWHRTQADGSEISCNVQRDYWLARSEHAGLLWVFQARLAGDETAWFLHGHYG; encoded by the coding sequence ATGCACTGGGCCGCCCTGCTACCGCGACCGCTGCCCGGCTGCGCATCGCCCATTGAGCCGCGGGCGCTGGCCGTGTGGGCGCTGCAGTTCACGCCGCGCGTGGCCAGCGTCGAGGAAGCGGTGCTGCTGGAGGTCGAGGCCAGCCTGCGCCTGTTTGGCGGGATCGAAGCATTGCATGCATTGGTGGAAAGCGGCGCCAGCGAACTCGGCGCGCAGGTCGCCTGGGCGCCCACGGGCCTGGCGGCGCTGGCCCTTGCGCGCCAGGGGCGGGACGATGGCTTTGCCGGGCCGCTCGCCACGCTGCTCGACGCGCTGCCGCTCGAACACCTGAGCGCCGTCGCGCGCCACCAGGCAACCCTGGCGCGCGTCGGCTGCCGCACCCTGGGCCAGGTGCGCGCGCTGCCGCGCGGCGGCATGGCGCGGCGCTTCGATGCGCAGCTGTTGGCCGCGCTCGACCAGGCCTATGGCCTGCGCCCCGAGGCCTATGACTGGACCAGCCTGCCCGAGAACTTCGAGGTGCGGCTGGAGCTGATGTCGCGCGTGGAAACCGCGCCCGAGCTGCTGGCGGGCGCACGCGTGCTGCTGCTGCAGATGGCCGGCTGGCTGCGCGCGCGCCAGCTTGGCGCCACGGCCTTCACGCTGCGCTGGCTCCACGATGCCATGCGCTCGCGCGCCGCGGGCGAAGGCGGCGAACTTCAGATCCGCACCGCCGAGGCCACGCAGAACGTCGAGCATTTCGCGCGGCTGCTGGGCGAACATCTGGACAAGACCGAGCTGCTGGCGCCCGCGGGCGAGCTGATCCTCGTCGCCACCCAGGTCGAGCCACTGGTCGAAGCCAGCCGCTCGCTGATCCCCGACGCCGCGCACCAGGGCGCCTCGACACGGCTCGCGCTCGAGCGCATCCAGGCGCGGCTGGGCGAGGATTGCATCCGCCGCCCGCAGCTCGGCGCCGACCATCGCCTGGAATGGATGCAGCAGTGGACCTCCGCCGAGCCGCGCCGCAATGCCAGGCCCCAGCCGCTGCATGGCCTGCCGCTGCCGACCTGGGTGCTCGATACCCCGCTGCGCCTGGTCGAGCGCTTCAACCGTCCGCTCTACCAGGGACCGCTGCAGCTGCTGCTCGGCCCGGACCGCGTCGAGGGCGGCTGGTGGCATCGCACGCAGGCGGACGGCAGCGAGATCAGCTGCAATGTCCAGCGCGACTACTGGCTCGCGCGCAGCGAGCACGCGGGCCTGCTGTGGGTCTTCCAGGCGCGGCTGGCCGGCGACGAGACCGCCTGGTTCCTGCACGGCCACTACGGATGA
- a CDS encoding error-prone DNA polymerase, translating to MDHALPAYAELRCISNFTFLRGASQPDELVKRAKALGYGALALTDECSLAGIVRAHVAAKQEGIALLVGAQFCIQPRSEDEAPFTLVVLAQNLDGYGNLCQFITKLRRASDKGTYFLDLDNITGQELENCVVLLCPERQASGAQLEAMGRWTLTEFTGRCWIGVDLARRLDDELWLHRMRELSALTALPLVAVGDVHMHVRSRKPLQDVLTATRIGRPLTECGYALLRSAERHLRSRLRLAQTFTPDLLEQTLQVAARCRFSLDELRYQYPDEVVPAGHTAASYLRQATYEGAGRRWPEGIPTPVQTQIEHELELICELKYEPYFLTVYDIVLFARSRGILCQGRGSAANSVVCYCLGVTEVDPARMSVLFERFISRERNEPPDIDIDFEHQRREEVIQYLYGKYGRDRAALAAAVTSYRPRSAIRDVGKALGFELDTLDAIAKGQQWFDGESIRLERFEELGIATDTLAVQQLIALTEQLIGFPRHLSQHTGGFVLTRGLLCRMVPVENASMAERTVIEWDKDDLDAAGLLKVDVLALGMLSAIRRALDFISRRRGFDFSMQDIPAEDPATYEMISRADTIGVFQIESRAQMSMLPRLRPKEFYDLVVEVAIVRPGPIQGGMVHPYLRRRQGLEPVTYPNDALKEALGRTMGVPVFQEQVMQIAMIAAGFTPGEADGLRRAMAAWKRKGGLEKYHGKLVDGMLARGYERSFAEQIFEQIKGFSEYGFPESHAASFALLVYASSWIKRHEPAAFLAALLNSQPMGFYSASQLTQDARRHGVEVRPVDVMHSAVDCTLEDIDHHPAVRLGLRMIASLRSSSAQAIEAERQKAPFDSAQELAQRCGLDQPEMKALAAAGALATLSGHRRQQVWDAAALHAPPRLLAQASVDETLLELPEAPEGEEVLWDYASTGLTLRSHPMQLLRPRLDRHKLKTSQQLRRTPDGRVVRTAGIVTLRQQPPTAKGTLFITLEDEHGVTQVIVWKDVREDHRQTLLGARLLAVEGRWQREGMVCNLVAKRVADLSHLLGRLRTESRNFK from the coding sequence ATGGACCACGCCCTGCCCGCCTATGCCGAGCTGCGCTGCATCTCCAACTTCACCTTCCTGCGCGGCGCGAGCCAGCCCGATGAGCTGGTCAAGCGCGCCAAGGCGCTGGGCTACGGCGCGCTGGCCCTCACGGATGAATGCTCGCTGGCCGGCATCGTGCGCGCGCATGTCGCGGCCAAGCAGGAGGGCATCGCGCTGCTGGTCGGCGCGCAGTTCTGCATCCAGCCGCGCAGTGAGGATGAAGCGCCCTTCACGCTGGTGGTGCTGGCGCAGAACCTCGATGGCTATGGCAACCTGTGCCAGTTCATCACAAAGCTGCGCCGCGCATCGGACAAAGGCACGTACTTCCTCGACCTCGACAACATCACCGGCCAGGAGCTCGAAAACTGCGTGGTGCTGCTGTGCCCCGAGCGCCAGGCCAGCGGCGCGCAGCTCGAAGCCATGGGCCGCTGGACGCTGACCGAATTCACCGGCCGCTGCTGGATCGGCGTGGACCTCGCGCGCCGCCTCGACGACGAGCTCTGGCTGCACCGCATGCGCGAGCTGTCCGCGCTCACCGCGCTGCCGCTGGTCGCCGTGGGCGACGTGCATATGCATGTGCGCTCGCGCAAGCCGCTGCAGGACGTGCTCACCGCCACGCGCATCGGCCGGCCGCTGACCGAATGCGGCTACGCCCTGCTGCGCAGCGCCGAGCGCCATCTGCGCAGCCGGCTGCGGCTGGCGCAGACCTTCACGCCCGATCTGCTGGAGCAGACGCTGCAGGTCGCCGCGCGCTGCCGCTTCAGCCTGGACGAACTGCGCTACCAATACCCCGACGAGGTCGTGCCCGCGGGCCACACCGCTGCCAGCTACCTGCGCCAGGCGACCTACGAAGGCGCGGGCCGGCGCTGGCCCGAGGGCATTCCCACCCCGGTGCAAACGCAGATCGAGCACGAGCTGGAGCTGATCTGCGAGCTGAAATACGAGCCCTACTTCCTCACCGTCTATGACATCGTGCTGTTCGCGCGCTCGCGCGGCATCCTGTGCCAGGGCCGCGGCTCGGCCGCCAACTCGGTGGTCTGCTACTGCCTGGGCGTGACCGAGGTCGACCCGGCGCGCATGTCGGTGCTGTTCGAGCGCTTCATCTCGCGCGAGCGCAACGAGCCCCCGGACATCGACATCGACTTCGAGCACCAGCGCCGCGAGGAGGTCATCCAGTACCTCTACGGCAAATACGGCCGCGACCGCGCCGCCCTGGCCGCCGCCGTGACCAGCTACCGCCCGCGCTCGGCCATCCGCGACGTCGGCAAGGCGCTGGGCTTCGAGCTCGACACGCTCGATGCCATCGCCAAGGGCCAGCAGTGGTTCGATGGCGAGAGCATCCGCCTGGAGCGCTTCGAGGAGCTGGGCATCGCCACCGACACGCTGGCCGTGCAGCAGCTGATCGCGCTGACCGAGCAGCTGATCGGATTCCCGCGCCACCTGTCGCAGCACACCGGCGGCTTCGTGCTCACGCGCGGCCTGCTGTGCCGCATGGTGCCCGTCGAAAACGCCTCGATGGCGGAGCGCACGGTCATCGAATGGGACAAGGACGACCTCGACGCCGCCGGCCTGCTGAAAGTCGACGTGCTGGCGCTGGGCATGCTCTCGGCCATCCGCCGCGCGCTGGATTTCATCAGCCGGCGCCGCGGCTTCGACTTCAGCATGCAGGACATCCCCGCCGAGGACCCCGCGACCTACGAGATGATCAGCCGCGCCGACACCATCGGCGTCTTCCAGATCGAAAGCCGCGCGCAGATGAGCATGCTGCCGCGCCTGCGCCCCAAGGAGTTCTACGACCTGGTGGTCGAGGTCGCCATCGTGCGCCCCGGCCCGATCCAGGGCGGCATGGTCCACCCCTACCTGCGCCGGCGCCAGGGCCTCGAGCCCGTGACCTATCCCAACGACGCCCTGAAGGAAGCGCTGGGCCGCACCATGGGCGTGCCGGTGTTCCAGGAGCAGGTCATGCAGATCGCCATGATCGCCGCCGGCTTCACCCCCGGCGAAGCCGACGGCCTGCGCCGCGCCATGGCCGCCTGGAAGCGCAAGGGCGGCCTGGAAAAATACCACGGCAAGCTGGTGGACGGCATGCTGGCGCGCGGCTACGAGCGCAGCTTTGCCGAGCAGATCTTCGAGCAGATCAAAGGCTTCTCGGAATACGGCTTTCCCGAAAGCCACGCGGCGAGCTTCGCGCTGCTGGTCTACGCATCGAGCTGGATCAAGCGCCACGAACCTGCGGCCTTCCTGGCGGCGCTGCTCAACAGCCAGCCCATGGGCTTCTACTCCGCCAGCCAGCTGACCCAGGACGCGCGCCGCCACGGCGTCGAGGTCAGGCCCGTCGACGTGATGCACAGCGCCGTCGATTGCACGCTGGAAGACATCGACCACCACCCCGCCGTGCGCCTGGGCCTGCGCATGATCGCCAGCCTGCGCAGCAGCAGCGCCCAGGCTATTGAAGCCGAGCGCCAAAAGGCCCCCTTCGACAGCGCGCAGGAGCTGGCGCAGCGCTGCGGCCTGGACCAGCCCGAAATGAAGGCCCTGGCCGCTGCCGGCGCCCTCGCAACCCTTTCCGGGCATCGCCGCCAGCAGGTGTGGGATGCTGCAGCACTGCACGCACCGCCCCGGTTGCTGGCCCAGGCGTCTGTCGACGAAACGCTGCTGGAACTGCCCGAGGCGCCCGAGGGCGAAGAGGTGCTATGGGACTACGCCTCCACCGGCCTCACGCTGCGCAGCCACCCCATGCAACTGCTGCGGCCCAGGCTCGACAGACACAAGCTCAAGACCTCCCAGCAACTGCGCCGCACCCCCGATGGCCGCGTAGTGCGCACCGCGGGCATCGTCACCCTGCGGCAGCAGCCGCCTACCGCCAAGGGCACGCTGTTCATCACGCTGGAGGACGAGCATGGGGTGACGCAGGTGATCGTCTGGAAGGACGTGCGCGAGGACCATCGCCAAACCTTGCTGGGCGCCCGGCTGCTGGCTGTGGAAGGGCGGTGGCAGCGGGAGGGGATGGTTTGCAATCTGGTTGCCAAGCGGGTGGCGGATCTTTCGCATCTGCTGGGCCGCTTGCGTACCGAGAGCCGAAACTTCAAATGA
- a CDS encoding alpha-ketoglutarate-dependent dioxygenase AlkB — MNQSSLFGNEEVHASIPGLVYQPEFLSVEEERELIDTICTLPLHAAKYKQYLARRRVMSFGGSYDFDTNQLLPASSLDARLLPLRDRVAAWQGVPAESLVHALVAEYAPGTPLGWHRDVPNFERIIGISLGSEATLRFRPYPYRAEVPRQVVELCVQPRSVYVMADEARWGWQHCVEATRGLRWSITFRDFRGRTVEG, encoded by the coding sequence ATGAACCAAAGCAGTTTATTTGGCAATGAGGAGGTGCACGCCTCGATTCCGGGGTTGGTTTACCAGCCGGAATTTCTGAGCGTCGAAGAGGAGCGGGAACTTATCGACACCATCTGCACGCTGCCTCTTCACGCGGCCAAGTACAAGCAATACCTGGCGCGGCGGCGAGTGATGAGCTTTGGCGGGTCCTATGACTTCGATACCAATCAGCTCCTCCCCGCTTCTTCGCTGGATGCGCGTTTGCTGCCGCTGCGGGATCGCGTCGCCGCCTGGCAAGGGGTTCCTGCCGAATCGCTGGTGCATGCGCTCGTGGCCGAGTACGCGCCAGGCACACCACTGGGGTGGCATAGGGATGTGCCTAACTTCGAGCGGATTATCGGGATTTCACTGGGGAGCGAGGCTACGCTGCGGTTTCGGCCTTATCCGTATCGGGCTGAGGTTCCGCGGCAAGTGGTGGAGCTTTGCGTGCAGCCGCGGTCTGTCTATGTGATGGCTGACGAGGCGCGGTGGGGGTGGCAGCATTGCGTAGAGGCTACGCGGGGGTTGAGGTGGTCAATCACATTTAGAGACTTTCGAGGGAGGACAGTTGAAGGATGA
- a CDS encoding LysR family transcriptional regulator: MRKKLDTGLLHAMQAFLRVVDSGSFSAAGHQMGLTTAQISRLVSDLEERLGIKLLQRTTRQRALTEAGQAYAERCREVIALVQDAEADASGATIRPRGRLRVQCMASFGQHYVAPALAGFCASHPELVVEYSASQYEPDLLARGADVSLYLAETLQNSGTVARRIGTTFAVLCASPAYLALHGEPGNPEQLHGYDCIRLVNPSITTEWRLTTGDGRVTPLEPKGQVIADTPELLVEVAMRGGGLALLPLFSVIDQIRAGQLKRVLPQWRSPDIGVYALYPTRHFMDAKTRAWLEWVDAVVAPRVQADAAYFL; encoded by the coding sequence ATGCGTAAAAAACTTGATACCGGTCTGTTGCATGCGATGCAGGCCTTTCTTCGTGTGGTGGACAGCGGGAGCTTCAGCGCTGCCGGACATCAAATGGGCCTGACCACCGCACAGATCTCGCGCCTCGTGTCCGATCTCGAGGAGCGGCTGGGCATCAAGCTGCTGCAGCGCACCACCCGCCAGCGCGCGCTGACGGAAGCGGGTCAGGCCTACGCCGAGCGCTGCCGGGAGGTCATAGCCCTGGTCCAGGATGCCGAGGCCGATGCATCGGGCGCAACGATTCGCCCGCGGGGCAGGCTCCGGGTGCAATGCATGGCCAGCTTCGGCCAGCACTATGTCGCGCCGGCCCTGGCCGGCTTCTGCGCGAGCCATCCCGAGCTGGTGGTGGAGTACAGCGCGTCGCAATACGAGCCCGACTTGCTGGCGCGCGGCGCCGACGTCAGCCTCTACCTCGCGGAGACCCTGCAGAATTCCGGCACGGTGGCGCGCCGCATTGGCACCACTTTCGCCGTGCTGTGCGCGTCGCCGGCATACCTGGCCCTGCATGGCGAACCAGGCAATCCCGAGCAGTTGCACGGCTACGACTGCATCCGTTTAGTGAACCCCTCCATCACCACGGAATGGCGGCTGACCACTGGCGACGGCCGGGTCACCCCCCTGGAGCCCAAAGGCCAGGTCATTGCGGACACGCCGGAATTGCTGGTCGAGGTGGCCATGCGCGGCGGCGGCCTTGCCTTGCTGCCCCTGTTCTCGGTCATCGACCAAATCCGCGCCGGCCAGCTCAAAAGGGTCTTGCCGCAATGGCGCTCGCCGGACATTGGCGTGTATGCGCTCTACCCGACGCGCCATTTCATGGATGCGAAGACCCGGGCCTGGCTGGAGTGGGTGGATGCGGTGGTGGCGCCTCGGGTGCAGGCGGACGCGGCGTATTTTCTTTGA
- a CDS encoding DMT family transporter, with the protein MFRSSRGAFNGAPRLLTLLALLLPPLLWAGNFIVGRGIRDDLPPGTLAFARHLLALACLLPFCWRNLRKDAALFWQARHALARTALCGMVLFNVLLYFGLQSTEANNAVLFNSAIPLLIGALSLVLLRERLTLRQAAGLAVSTAGILTIVGRGDLQTLLHLRFSGGDLLVLAGVASFALYSIWLRDIPPALNRLSVLCAQIFIATVLMLPLALFELYSGKAPAWSWSAGAAIAYVAVGSSIVATLLYASSVRAFGANRAGLCIHLVPVFGIVLSSVLLGETVRPYHLQGTLLILAGLVICTAKLPLQAVMKGLRRRPLEP; encoded by the coding sequence ATGTTTCGCTCATCCAGAGGTGCCTTCAACGGTGCGCCGCGCCTCCTGACGCTTCTCGCGCTGCTGCTTCCGCCCCTGCTGTGGGCCGGCAACTTCATCGTGGGCCGAGGTATACGCGACGACCTGCCCCCAGGCACCCTGGCGTTCGCGCGGCACCTCCTTGCCCTGGCTTGTCTACTGCCCTTTTGCTGGCGCAATCTGCGCAAGGATGCGGCCCTGTTCTGGCAGGCCCGCCACGCGCTCGCGCGCACTGCGCTGTGCGGCATGGTCCTGTTCAACGTGCTGCTCTACTTCGGCCTGCAGTCGACCGAGGCCAACAATGCCGTTCTGTTCAACTCCGCCATCCCGCTGCTGATCGGTGCCTTGTCGCTCGTCCTGCTGCGCGAGCGTCTCACGCTCAGGCAAGCGGCGGGGCTGGCCGTCTCCACTGCAGGCATCCTGACCATCGTCGGACGGGGCGACCTGCAGACGCTGCTGCATCTGCGGTTCTCCGGAGGAGACCTGCTGGTGCTTGCCGGCGTGGCCTCCTTTGCGCTGTATTCCATCTGGCTGCGCGACATACCGCCGGCGCTGAACCGCCTGAGCGTGCTCTGCGCCCAGATCTTCATCGCCACCGTGCTCATGCTGCCACTGGCTCTGTTCGAGCTCTACAGCGGCAAGGCCCCTGCATGGAGCTGGTCCGCCGGTGCCGCGATCGCCTATGTGGCCGTGGGCAGCTCGATCGTGGCCACGCTTCTCTATGCCTCGTCGGTCCGTGCCTTCGGTGCGAACCGGGCGGGCCTGTGCATCCACCTCGTGCCGGTGTTCGGCATCGTCCTCAGCTCCGTGCTCCTGGGCGAGACAGTGCGCCCCTATCACCTGCAAGGCACGCTGTTGATCCTGGCAGGCCTTGTCATCTGCACTGCGAAGCTGCCGCTTCAAGCCGTGATGAAAGGTCTTCGCCGCCGGCCGCTGGAGCCATAG
- the chrA gene encoding chromate efflux transporter, which produces MDNFFLMNHPKRPDPGQANSSRPDDEGSNPGDTRGSFLEVLLVFLKLGLTSFGGPVAHLGYFRTEFVDRRKWLDDRSYSDLVALCQFLPGPASSQVGMALGLGRCGWGGALAAWLGFTLPSAIALILFAIGVSQWAVLAQPGALHGLKVVAVAVVAQAVWGMAKSLCPDRLRAGLAIAAALLVLAVPSAVGQITAIALGGAVGRWMLKLNQLPMAQHRDYGVSKMAGAALLGIFVLLLALPPLIDSLGHSPALSVFSDFYQAGALVFGGGHVVLPLLQASVVPDGGVSNEAFLAGYGAAQAVPGPLFTFAAYLGAAMPAPFGGWMGGLALLAAIFLPAFLLVIGALPYWEPLRRHAGVQRSMAGVNAAVVGILAAALYDPVWTNAIHSRTDFGLALAAFGLLVYARLSPVLVVLLTALAGWLLSL; this is translated from the coding sequence ATGGACAATTTCTTCCTTATGAACCATCCGAAACGCCCTGATCCAGGCCAAGCCAATTCATCGCGCCCAGACGATGAAGGCTCCAACCCAGGCGATACACGAGGCTCGTTTCTCGAAGTCTTGCTGGTGTTTCTCAAGCTGGGCCTGACGTCATTTGGCGGGCCTGTCGCTCACCTGGGATACTTTCGTACGGAGTTCGTGGATCGCCGAAAATGGCTTGACGACAGAAGCTACTCGGATTTGGTGGCGTTGTGCCAGTTTCTGCCTGGCCCCGCCAGCAGCCAGGTAGGCATGGCATTGGGATTGGGCCGTTGCGGCTGGGGCGGAGCCCTGGCCGCGTGGCTCGGGTTCACGCTTCCCTCGGCAATTGCACTCATTCTTTTTGCCATCGGGGTTTCGCAATGGGCAGTGCTTGCGCAACCCGGAGCCCTGCACGGGCTGAAAGTCGTGGCGGTCGCGGTCGTTGCGCAAGCCGTGTGGGGAATGGCCAAATCCCTCTGTCCCGACCGTCTGCGCGCCGGCTTGGCTATTGCGGCAGCCCTGCTGGTGCTTGCCGTACCTTCGGCCGTCGGGCAGATCACGGCCATTGCCCTGGGTGGTGCGGTCGGCAGATGGATGCTGAAGCTGAACCAGCTGCCCATGGCGCAGCACCGCGACTATGGAGTGAGCAAGATGGCAGGAGCTGCCTTGCTGGGAATCTTTGTGCTGCTGCTTGCGCTGCCGCCTCTCATAGACTCGTTGGGCCATTCTCCAGCCCTGAGCGTTTTCAGTGATTTCTACCAGGCGGGAGCCTTGGTGTTCGGCGGCGGGCATGTCGTGCTCCCCTTGCTGCAAGCAAGCGTGGTGCCAGACGGCGGGGTATCAAACGAGGCATTTCTTGCAGGTTACGGTGCGGCACAGGCCGTGCCAGGCCCCTTGTTCACGTTTGCCGCCTACCTGGGTGCGGCCATGCCCGCTCCTTTCGGCGGGTGGATGGGTGGTCTCGCTCTGCTGGCAGCGATTTTTCTTCCCGCTTTCCTGCTGGTCATTGGCGCACTGCCCTATTGGGAGCCATTGCGCCGGCATGCGGGGGTGCAAAGATCCATGGCAGGCGTGAATGCGGCGGTGGTCGGGATTTTGGCCGCGGCACTTTATGACCCAGTGTGGACGAATGCAATCCATTCGAGAACCGATTTCGGCTTGGCTCTGGCTGCCTTTGGGCTGCTGGTCTACGCCCGGCTATCGCCGGTGCTCGTGGTGCTGCTGACGGCGCTTGCTGGGTGGCTGCTGTCACTCTGA
- a CDS encoding YkvA family protein, with product MGIGDNLKVWARRIKRDGVTLWFAGRHPSTPWHAKALGLFVVAYALSPIDLIPDFIPVLGYVDDILLLPALIWLAVKLLPPAVLSECRLQADAWMAENGKKPSSRAGAVLIIALWMAMGIAAWLWWSPFLRS from the coding sequence ATGGGCATCGGCGACAACCTCAAGGTATGGGCAAGGCGCATCAAGCGCGACGGCGTGACGCTCTGGTTCGCGGGCAGGCACCCCAGCACGCCTTGGCATGCGAAGGCCCTGGGCCTTTTCGTGGTGGCCTATGCGCTCAGCCCCATTGATCTCATCCCGGATTTCATACCGGTGCTGGGATACGTGGACGACATCCTGCTGCTTCCGGCGCTCATCTGGCTGGCGGTCAAGCTGTTGCCACCAGCGGTGCTTTCCGAATGCCGTCTTCAAGCCGATGCATGGATGGCTGAAAACGGCAAAAAGCCCAGCAGCAGGGCGGGCGCCGTCCTGATCATCGCGCTGTGGATGGCAATGGGAATCGCCGCGTGGCTCTGGTGGTCGCCCTTCCTGCGTTCGTGA
- a CDS encoding RNA recognition motif domain-containing protein, which produces MSTKIYVGNLPYSVTNDSLESNFAEFGSVSSARVMMDRETGRSKGFGFVEMATAETAQAAIDALNGVSVDGRAITVNLARPREEGRSGGRNDGGFTASKRSGVGYGNGGFGGGRY; this is translated from the coding sequence ATGAGCACCAAAATCTACGTTGGCAACCTGCCTTACTCCGTGACCAATGACAGCCTGGAAAGCAACTTCGCCGAGTTCGGCAGCGTTTCCTCCGCCAGGGTCATGATGGACCGCGAAACCGGCCGCTCCAAGGGCTTCGGCTTCGTGGAGATGGCCACTGCCGAAACCGCCCAGGCGGCCATCGATGCGCTGAACGGCGTGTCCGTCGACGGCCGCGCGATCACGGTCAACCTGGCCCGCCCCCGCGAAGAAGGCCGCTCGGGCGGCCGCAACGATGGTGGCTTCACTGCCAGCAAGCGCTCCGGTGTGGGCTATGGCAACGGCGGGTTTGGCGGCGGCCGCTACTGA
- a CDS encoding LysR substrate-binding domain-containing protein has translation MKLHFLRYFVVLAEELHFGRAASKLAITQPPLSSAIKSLEEELEVQLLIRDSKHVELTQAGEAFLEEARQILEQVARASSVAKIVARGMRGRLEIGMTGSQVYREVPEIVRQFNAQMPDVDVVLNEMSSADQINQLLRGQIHAGFVNASTVPPQLACLPMHEDEFVICLPQGHPRARSSSVELKQLEHERFVMFSRDVAPANYDNVIAIFSRAGIHPQIAHAARQWLTIIAMVANGLGVSVVPSTLARSRVHGVRFVKIKGEQVLAPAMLVWNPAYCPPTLRSFIGCSQGVLAAGQA, from the coding sequence CACCCAACCGCCGCTGAGCAGCGCCATCAAGTCGCTGGAGGAGGAGCTGGAGGTGCAATTGCTGATACGCGACAGCAAGCATGTGGAGCTGACGCAGGCCGGAGAAGCCTTCCTGGAAGAGGCGCGCCAGATCCTGGAGCAGGTGGCGCGAGCGTCGAGCGTGGCGAAGATCGTTGCCCGGGGCATGCGCGGGCGGCTGGAGATCGGCATGACCGGCTCGCAGGTCTACCGCGAGGTGCCGGAGATCGTGCGGCAGTTCAACGCGCAGATGCCGGATGTGGATGTGGTGCTCAACGAGATGTCCAGCGCCGACCAGATCAATCAGCTGCTGCGCGGCCAGATCCACGCCGGGTTCGTGAATGCCTCCACGGTGCCGCCGCAGCTCGCCTGCCTGCCCATGCATGAGGACGAGTTCGTCATCTGCCTGCCGCAGGGCCATCCCCGGGCACGCAGCAGTTCGGTGGAGCTGAAACAGCTGGAGCACGAGCGCTTCGTGATGTTCTCGCGGGACGTGGCGCCGGCCAACTACGACAACGTGATCGCCATCTTCTCGCGCGCCGGCATCCACCCGCAGATCGCCCACGCGGCGCGCCAATGGCTGACGATCATCGCCATGGTGGCCAATGGGCTGGGTGTTTCGGTGGTGCCCAGCACCCTGGCGCGCTCGCGGGTGCACGGGGTGCGGTTCGTGAAGATCAAGGGCGAGCAGGTGCTGGCGCCGGCGATGCTGGTGTGGAATCCGGCTTATTGCCCGCCTACGCTGCGGAGTTTCATTGGGTGCTCGCAGGGAGTGCTGGCGGCGGGGCAGGCATGA